From one Humulus lupulus chromosome 8, drHumLupu1.1, whole genome shotgun sequence genomic stretch:
- the LOC133794344 gene encoding protein MODIFIED TRANSPORT TO THE VACUOLE 1, with product MDSSRRAVESYWRSRMIDGATSDEDKVTPVYKLEEICELLRSSHASIVKEVSEFILKRLDHKSPIVKQKALRLIKYAVGKSGVEFRREMQRHSVAVRQLFHYKGQLDPLKGDALNKAVRDTAHETISAIFSEENKPAPVEDRNRRIQGFGNKNYEMPSEDKKSFLSEVVGIGSASIKQGISSFTQSNSMRKNDSGNYKSPTLHRSLTRESEYTDRYEPVELRNETQGSSGFSRSVASGPWNQDSGSSNTEMTNGNTSSSHSESKTPEERLLETIVTSGGVRLQPTRDAIQIFLGEAAKLNALALSHALESKLQSPLWQARMKAVCVLESILRKKDDEPFTVVASYFSENIDAVVKCSESPQASLREKANKVLSLLGGEQTGSTIRVSEKHVKADAVPVVQMPDLIDTGDQDDFLGTQNSEDQQNDQIITNLTKPPPLIDDLFGDNFSNAVSTSELKNDDDPFADVSFHSSESKEPADLFSEMTVDSKEDASANHLAKKTAPELFDIFGYDSGITMEQENQKKDVDDLMIGLSINENGPKAEQKGSSSGLLSQALFSDTKSHPSHQVSNDMTGILGPQTVGMNANFMFPQGAMPYNIPPGFMFNQAFPSQQINYAAMGNLFAQQLALQQLGHLTAQNSGSVQVAGATDGALPDIFQPNFPAPAANPTVNSSKKEDTRAFDFISDHIAAARDPKRLV from the exons ATGGATTCGAGTCGAAGAGCGGTGGAATCGTACTGGAGGTCGCGTATGATCGATGGAGCCACCTCTGATGAAGACAAGGTCACGCCCGTTTACAAATTGGAAGAAATTTGTGAACTTTTGCGGTCCTCGCATGCCAGTATTGTAAAGGAGGTTTCTGAGTTTATATTGAAACGCCTTGACCATAAGAGTCCAATTGTTAAGCAGAag GCTCTTAGGTTGATAAAATATGCTGTGGGGAAATCTGGCGTGGAGTTCAGGAGAGAAATGCAAAGACACTCTGTTGCCGTGCGTCAGTTATTTCACTACAAGGGGCAGTTGGATCCTTTGAAAGGGGATGCACTTAACAAAGCTGTGCGGGACACTGCTCATGAAACGATCTCTGCCATCTTTTCAGAGGAAAATAAGCCAGCTCCTGTTGAAGATCGTAACAGAAGAATCCAAGGTTTTGGAAATAAAAACTATGAAATGCCATCGGAAGATAAGAAATCGTTTCTCAGTGAGGTAGTTGGTATTGGAAGTGCATCTATCAAGCAGGGTATAAGTAGCTTCACACAAAGTAACTCGATGAGGAAGAATGACAGTGGAAACTACAAGAGTCCAACTCTCCATAGGTCATTGACCAGAGAATCAGAGTATACGGATAGATATGAACCAGTTGAATTACGCAATGAGACTCAGGGAAGTTCTGGATTTTCGAGAAGTGTGGCCAGTGGGCCTTGGAATCAAGATTCAGGATCAAGTAACACTGAAATGACCAATGGGAATACATCTTCAAGTCACTCTGAAAGTAAGACTCCTGAGGAGAGACTGCTGGAGACTATTGTAACATCAGGTGGTGTACGATTACAACCTACTCGAGATGCCATTCAGATTTTCCTTGGGGAAGCCGCAAAGTTGAATGCATTAGCTTTAAGTCATGCTCTTGAATCTAAGCTTCAATCCCCGCTGTGGCAG gcTCGCATGAAAGCTGTATGTGTCCTTGAGTCAATTTTGAGGAAGAAAGATGACGAACCATTTACAGTTGTTGCATCATATTTTAGTGAAAACATAGATGCTGTTGTGAAATGCTCCGAGTCGCCCCAAGCTTCCCTGAGGGAAAAGGCAAACAAG GTTTTGAGCCTCCTGGGTGGAGAACAGACAGGAAGTACTATACGTGTTTCAGAAAAGCATGTGAAGGCCGACGCCGTTCCTGTTGTTCAAATGCCTGACTTGATAGACACTGGTGATCAAGATGATTTCCTAGGAACACAGAATTCAGAAGACCAGCAAAATGACCAAATTATCACGAACCTGACAAAACCACCCCCACTAATTGATGATTTATTCGGGGATAATTTCAGCAATGCTGTTAGCACTAGTGAACTGAAAAATGATGATGACCCCTTTGCAGATGTTTCATTTCACTCAAGCGAGAGTAAAGAACCTGCTGATCTCTTTTCTGAGATGACTGTTGACAGTAAAGAGGATGCTAGTGCAAATCATTTAGCAAAGAAAACTGCCCCTGAActatttgatatttttgggtatGATTCTGGAATTACAATGGAGCAGGAAAACCAGAAGAAAGATGTTGATGATTTAATGATTGGTTTGTCCATCAATGAAAATGGCCCAAAGGCAGAGCAAAAGGGAAGCTCTTCTGGGTTACTTTCTCAAGCTTTATTCTCAGATACAAAAAGTCATCCCAGTCATCAGGTCTCTAATGATATGACTGGTATCCTTGGTCCTCAAACTGTAGGGATGAATGCTAATTTTATGTTCCCTCAGGGTGCTATGCCGTATAATATTCCACCAGGGTTTATGTTCAATCAAGCGTTTCCTTCTCAACAGATTAATTATGCTGCCATGGGAAATCTATTTGCACAACAGCTAGCCCTCCAACAGCTTGGGCATCTAACTGCTCAAAACTCTGGCAGTGTTCAGGTTGCTGGAGCGACAGATGGTGCCCTTCCTGACATATTCCAACCAAATTTTCCAGCTCCAGCTGCTAATCCAACAGTGAACAGTTCAAAAAAAGAGGACACAAGGGCATTTGATTTTATTTCT GATCATATTGCAGCTGCCCGTGATCCAAAGAGATTGGTGTAA
- the LOC133794341 gene encoding tRNAse Z TRZ4, mitochondrial-like, which yields MPTITNLRLLFPSSYSFPFISPLKLKPSFTFSLLPKPKAKTNASSSFTVLALSSSSSSSSQRRPRFNPHPPRGPGRRNISTFRERKNRERGGGAPMEGNNESSGFNKRRAEGRDKDDRPKKTLHLKTRKLNPSNTICYLQILGTGMDTQDTSPSVLLFFDRQRFIFNAGEGLQRFCTEQKIKLSKIDHIFLSRVCSETAGGLPGLLLTLAGVGEGLSVCVWGPSDLKYLVDAMRSFIPNAAMVNTKSFGPSLGSDVTAMPEQRSFTKPIVLIDDEVVKISAIVLQPTFPEGKPGDMSVVYVCELPEIKGRFDKEKALALGVRPGRKYSQLVEGQSVKSDRQDIMVHPSDVMDPSLPGPIVILVDCPKESHLQQLLSTEYLNNYFADFSGSPDSSKVVSCIIHLTPTSVVSRPNYQNWMKRFGSAQHIMAGHERKNMKIPILKSSARITARLNYLCPQFFPAPDFCSLQHLACSASNSIVLSEDSDQNLCESIAAQNLQKFVLRPHSKHGLDKSCVPSLLVPTEIIDELHSEIPDIVAAAQNVSKLWHASTGSTGEISSAQDVKFMVEEPWLDENTLPSCLENIRRDDLEIVFLGTGSSQPSKYRNVSSIHINLFSKGGLLLDCGEGTLGQLKRRYGVDGADDAVRGLRCIWISHIHADHHTGLARILALRRELLKEEPHEPILVVGPRQLKRYLDAYQRLEDLDMMFLDCQHTTEDSLDACRSIFESSNDHISIGDPINSNDIRKKPTNGQMSQKIDSTLFARGSRMQSYWQRPASPVDNVTEIKSLKKMLSDAGLEALISFPVVHCPQAFGVVLKAAERTNSVGKAIPGWKIVYSGDTRPCEELIVASRGATILIHEATFEDGMFEEAVAKNHSTTEEAIGVGNSAEAYRIILTHFSQRYPKIPVFDETHMHNTCIAFDMMSVNVADLPVLPRVLPYLKMLFRNEMALEESDDVLMV from the exons ATGCCCACTATCACAAACCTCCGCTTACTCTTCCCTTCTTCCTACTCTTTTCCTTTTATATCTCCTCTTAAGCTTAAACCCTCTTTCACTTTCTCCTTACTTCCTAAACCCAAAGCCAAAACCAACGCATCCTCCTCCTTCACTGTTCTTgccttatcttcttcttcttcatcctcCTCTCAAAGACGACCCCGTTTCAATCCGCACCCTCCTCGTGGCCCTGGCCGAAGAAACATTAGCACTTTCAGAGAGAGGAAAAACCGGGAAAGAGGAGGAGGAGCGCCGATGGAAGGGAATAACGAGTCTTCTGGGTTCAACAAGAGAAGGGCTGAGGGACGGGACAAGGACGATAGGCCTAAGAAGACTCTGCACTTGAAAACGCGCAAGCTCAATCCTTCAAACACCATTTGTTATTTGCAG ATACTGGGGACTGGAATGGACACCCAAGATACATCACCTTCAGTGTTGCTTTTCTTTGACAGGCAGAGATTTATCTTTAATGCAGGAGAG GGTTTACAACGGTTTTGCACAGAGCAAAAGATCAAGTTGTCAAAG ATAGATCACATATTTCTCTCTCGTGTATGCTCCGAGACTGCAGGTGGTCTTCCAG GTTTGCTTTTGACTTTGGCTGGCGTTGGTGAAGGATTGTCT GTTTGTGTATGGGGCCCATCAGATCTGAAGTACTTAGTTGATGCAATGAGGTCTTTCATCCCAAATGCTGCTATGGTTAATACAAAGAGCTTTGGACCCTCACTTGGCTCTGATGTAACCGCTATGCCTGAGCAACGCAGCTTCACAAAACCCATTGTTCTTATTGACGACGAGGTTGTCAAAATATCAGCTATTGTTTTACAACCAACGTTTCCAGAAGGAAAGCCTGGTGATATGTCTGTAGTATATGTTTGTGAATTGCCTGAAATCAAGGGGAGATTTGACAAAGAAAAAGCCCTGGCTTTGGGTGTTCGACCTGGGCGAAAGTATAGTCAACTTGTTGAAGGACAATCAGTAAAGTCGGATCGCCAAGATATCATG GTTCATCCAAGTGATGTAATGGACCCCTCTCTTCCTGGTCCCATTGTAATCCTTGTAGACTGCCCCAAGGAATCTCATTTGCAACAGTTGTTGTCCACAGAATATCTCAATAATTATTTTGCAGACTTCTCAGGTTCACCTGACAGTTCTAAGGTGGTGAGTTGTATTATTCATTTGACTCCCACATCTGTAGTTAGCAGGCCGAACTACCAGAATTGGATGAAGAGATTCGGTTCCGCACAGCATATAATGGCTGGACATGAAAG GAAAAATATGAAAATTCCAATTCTCAAATCAAGTGCAAGAATTACAGCAAGGCTTAATTATTTATGTCCCCAGTTCTTTCCAGCTCCAGATTTCTGTTCTCTTCAGCACCTTGCTTGCTCAGCATCAAATTCCATTGTTTTAAGTGAG GATTCTGATCAAAACCTTTGTGAAAGCATTGCTGCTCAAAATCTTCAGAAG TTTGTTTTGCGTCCTCATAGTAAGCACGGATTGGATAAATCTTGTGTACCAAGTTTGTTGGTGCCCACAGAAATCATTGATGAATTACATTCTGAGATTCCAGATATTGTAGCTGCCGCCCAAAATGTTAGTAAGTTGTGGCATGCATCCACTGGATCAACAGGAGAAATAAGTTCTGCTCAAGATGTTAAGTTTATGGTTGAAGAGCCATGGTTAGATGAGAATACACTTCCTAGTTGTCTGGAAAATATAAGGAGAGATGACTTGGAGATTGTCTTTCTTGGGACTGGATCATCTCAGCCATCGAAATATCGGAATGTCAGCTCTATCCATATCAATCTTTTCTCAAAGGGGGGTTTGCTTTTAGATTGTGGTGAAGGAACCTTAGGACAGCTTAAACGAAG ATACGGTGTCGATGGTGCTGATGATGCAGTGAGAGGTCTAAGGTGTATTTGGATTTCCCATATTCATGCTGATCACCACACAGGCTTGGCAAGAATACTTGCCCTTAGACGTGAATTGTTGAAAGAAGAGCCTCACGAGCCAATACTTGTTGTTGGACCGAGACAGCTTAAGAGATATTTAGATGCATATCAAAGACTAGAAGATTTGGACATGATGTTTCTTGACTGTCAACACACCACTGAAGATTCACTGGATGCTTGCAGGAGCATTTTTGAGTCAAGTAACGACCACATTTCTATAGGAGATCCAATTAATTCCAATGACATTAGAAAGAAACCAACTAATGGGCAAATGTCCCAGAAAATCGATTCTACTTTGTTTGCTAGAGGCTCTCGCATGCAGAGCTACTGGCAGAGACCTGCTAGTCCAGTTGACAATGTCACGGAAATAAAGAGCTTAAAGAAAATGCTCAGTGATGCAGGTTTGGAGGCCTTGATTAGTTTTCCTGTTGTTCATTGCCCACAGGCATTCGGTGTTGTGCTTAAGGCAGCTGAGAGAACTAATAGTGTCGGTAAAGCTATTCCAGGATGGAAGATTGTGTATTCCGGCGACACTAGGCCCTGTGAAGAGTTGATAGTAGCATCCCGTGGCGCAACTATTCTTATACACGAG GCAACATTTGAGGATGGAATGTTTGAGGAGGCCGTAGCAAAAAACCACAGCACGACAGAGGAAGCCATAGGAGTGGGGAACTCTGCTGAGGCGTATAGAATAATTCTCACCCATTTCAGCCAAAGATATCCAAAAATCCCAGTATTTGATGAGACACACATGCACAACACGTGCATCGCATTTGACATGATGAGCGTCAACGTAGCAGATTTGCCTGTGCTCCCAAGAGTACTTCCATATCTGAAGATGTTGTTTAGAAACGAGATGGCTCTGGAGGAGTCGGATGATGTTCTTATGGTCTAG
- the LOC133794339 gene encoding aquaporin TIP2-1, producing MARIAFGRFDDSFSLASIKAYIAEFISTLLFVFAGVGSAIAYNKLTSNAALDPAGLVAIAICHGFALFVAVAVGANISGGHVNPAVTLGLAVGGQITILTGIFYWIAQLLGSIVACFLLKFVTGGLAVPIHSVAAGVGAIEGVVMEIIITFALVYTVYATAADPKKGSIGIIAPIAIGFIVGANILAAGPFSGGSMNPARSFGPAVVSGDFAGNWIYWVGPLVGGAIAGLVYGNVYINCEHQPLASSEY from the exons ATGGCCAGAATTGCCTTCGGACGTTTCGATGATTCTTTCAGCTTGGCCTCCATTAAGGCCTATATTGCTGAGTTCATCTCCACCTTGCTTTTTGTTTTTGCTGGCGTTGGTTCTGCCATTGCTTACA ACAAGTTAACGAGCAACGCAGCTCTTGATCCGGCTGGCTTAGTAGCCATAGCAATATGCCACGGCTTTGCTCTATTCGTTGCCGTCGCAGTCGGCGCCAACATCTCCGGCGGCCACGTCAACCCTGCCGTCACCTTAGGTTTGGCTGTTGGTGGCCAAATCACCATCCTCACCGGCATCTTTTACTGGATCGCTCAGCTTCTTGGCTCCATTGTCGCATGCTTCCTTCTCAAATTCGTCACCGGAGGCTTG GCTGTTCCAATCCACAGTGTGGCTGCCGGAGTGGGTGCGATTGAGGGAGTAGTGATGGAGATCATCATCACCTTCGCCTTGGTTTACACCGTTTACGCCACCGCCGCTGACCCAAAGAAGGGATCCATCGGAATAATCGCCCCCATCGCCATTGGTTTCATCGTGGGCGCAAACATCTTGGCTGCCGGTCCATTCTCCGGCGGATCGATGAACCCAGCTCGTTCATTTGGGCCTGCCGTGGTGAGTGGAGACTTCGCAGGGAACTGGATCTACTGGGTTGGGCCTCTCGTTGGGGGTGCCATTGCTGGCCTTGTGTACGGCAATGTGTACATCAACTGTGAACACCAACCTTTAGCCAGCAGCGAGTACTGA
- the LOC133794343 gene encoding uncharacterized protein LOC133794343, which produces MAFHLSLQITHFYFYHSKYIRSGNRKHNSAKAALSSSCKSKEQRKCRLVRNNVPFELVRCHTSSKQFSPPATAYNAQINSESCDPEAKAQCGEIEFNRVDCLVWVLHESARSFSLAVESLKLNGTGPELAMAWVGKDVHEWHKRISYLVAIYAMLKTAVEVEVLLSQERRCNILSPVKEILTPKINLIGECIENQLNARHSELGEWFRVVELPRVTSFFIPLLKKWSMEYAGSGVAGMVVAISCCAAVGKLGSRRVSCPLFTFSVEDVMVEFMDLAHSFVSVEKLHQLATEAGFELDFLSHFGKKVFPSKKSEELEFWIGLAQKKLSVAFHEVTVISTGRTFPDKVQADTLATLGLFAYLGGRTRLFLSRMGIKDLDEPVRDLLSYLECGSIFIYPEFSSISMYQSFMEVVTDEIGWLDFYAPFPSVSSQERRRSKQHVLQAEKEIVLSTVFAACYDVYSGFAHFTRSTQQLLDSDLLSFLLQSQTLLAFCLEDYWAVYGKPSEFLRTTESSFYDPTLSSMKAIGTTKASLTMESQQIHSNLVTTRHPNEETLHGFRLTKATCAPRTETLNSTKESTSKPSPIHTSLIKKYSTKLASASSDIWMGTRLLFVDIRSALELFFKQMGGYKVTRSESNKLKRTLNDMASLVPVTILMLLPVSAIGHAAILAAIKKYMPYLIPSPYSSERLDVVKQLKRTKKMEVRIRSNPEDPSSKIS; this is translated from the exons ATGGCTTTCCATTTGTCTCTGCAAATTACCCACTTCTACTTTTACCACTC GAAATATATTAGATCAGGGAACAGGAAACACAATTCAGCCAAGGCAGCTCTATCTTCAAGTTGTAAATCAAAGGAACAAAGAAAGTGTAGGCTTGTAAGAAATAATGTCCCCTTTGAGTTGGTTAGATGTCACACTTCATCAAAGCAGTTTTCACCTCCAGCTACTGCTTATAATGCTCAAATCAATAGTGAGAGTTGTGATCCAGAGGCCAAAGCTCAGTGTGGTGAAATCGAATTCAATCGGGTTGACTGTCTTGTATGGGTATTACATGAATCTGCTAGAAGCTTCTCCCTTGCAGTTGAATCCCTCAAATTGAATGGAACTGGTCCAGAGCTTGCCATGGCGTGGGTTGGAAAGGATGTACATGAATGGCATAAACGGATTTCTTATCTG GTCGCTATTTATGCTATGTTGAAGACAGCAGTTGAAGTAGAAGTTCTGCTCTCTCAGGAACGCCGTTGTAACATCCTTTCCCCGGTAAAAGAAAT CTTGACACCAAAGATTAATTTGATTGGTGAGTGCATCGAAAATCAGTTGAACGCCAGGCATTCTGAACTAGGAGAATGGTTTAGGGTCGTTGAACTGCCGCGTGTGACATCATTTTTCATCCCTTTGTTGAAAAAGTGGTCAATGGAATATGCAGGAAG TGGTGTCGCAGGGATGGTTGTGGCTATCAGCTGCTGTGCTGCAGTGGGGAAATTGGGTTCTAGGCGTGTCTCTTGTCCTTTGTTTACATTTTCGGTTGAGGATGTAATGGTAGAATTCATGGATCTTGCACACAGCTTTGTATCCGTGGAAAAATTGCATCAATTAGCTACTGAGGCAGGGTTTGAGTTAGATTTCTTGTCCCATTTTGGTAAAAAGGTCTTTCCAAGTAAGAAAAGTGAAGAGCTAGAATTTTGGATTGGATTGGCTCAGAAGAAACTCTCAGTAGCATTCCACGAAGTAACTGTTATTTCAACAGGGAGGACTTTCCCTGACAAG GTTCAAGCAGATACTTTGGCTACTTTAGGACTTTTTGCATATCTTGGAGGAAGGACTAGATTATTCTTATCAAGAATGGGCATAAAGGATCTTGATGAGCCAGTTAGGGACTTGCTCAG CTACTTGGAGTGTGGTAGCATATTTATCTATCCAGAATTTTCTTCAATATCCATGTACCAGTCCTTCATGGAG GTAGTGACTGATGAAATTGGATGGCTTGATTTTTATGCTCCATTTCCTTCGGTAAGCAGTCAAGAGAGACGAAGATCGAAGCAACATGTCCTACAAGCAGAGAAAGAGATTGTTCTGTCCACAGTTTTTGCTGCATGCTATGATGTTTACTCAGGATTTGCTCACTTCACTCGTTCAACTCAACAGCTCTTAGACTCTGATTTGCTATCATTCTTGTTGCAGAG TCAGACCCTGTTAGCCTTTTGTTTGGAAGACTACTGGGCTGTCTATGGTAAACCAAG TGAATTTCTAAGAACTACAGAAAGTAGTTTTTATGATCCCACGCTATCATCAATGAAAGCCATAGGTACAACCAAGGCATCTCTAACCATGGAATCTCAACAAATCCATAGTAACTTAGTTACGACCAGGCATCCAAATGAAGAGACTTTGCATGGTTTTAGACTAACAAAG GCTACTTGCGCACCAAGAACCGAAACATTGAATTCTACAAAGGAGAGTACTTCAAAACCAAGTCCTATTCATACGAGTTTAATAAAAAAGTACAGCACCAAGTTGGCATCTGCAAGCTCT GATATATGGATGGGCACTCGCTTGCTTTTTGTAGACATTAGAAGTGCTTTGGAGCTGTTCTTCAAACAAATGGGTGGATACAAGGTTACAAGGAGTGAGAGCAATAAATTGAAAAGAACACTTAATGACATGGCCTCACTAGTCCCAGTTACAATTCTAATGCTACTTCCC GTATCAGCTATAGGTCATGCAGCCATACTAGCAGCCATCAAAAAGTACATGCCATACTTG ATCCCTTCTCCTTATTCTTCTGAGAGGCTGGATGTTGTGAAACAACTAAAGAGAACTAAGAAGATGGAAGTAAGGATACGAAGCAACCCTGAAGATCCTTCCTCCAAAATATCATGA
- the LOC133794342 gene encoding tRNAse Z TRZ4, mitochondrial-like produces the protein MKGKNGSSGFNKRRADGRDKDDKPKKTPHLETPKLNPSNTTSYLQILGTGMDTQDTSPSVLLFFDSVRIIFNAGEGLQRFCTEQKIKLSKIDHIFLSRVCSETAGGLPGLLLTLAGVGEGLSVCVWGPSDLNYLVDAIRSFIPNAVMIHTESFEASLGSIVLMNNGVVKISAIVLQPTLSGGKPGDMSVVYVCELPEIKGKFDDEKALALGVGVGPKRGRLCKGESVKSDCQDIMVHPSDVMGSSLPGPIVLLVDCPKESHLKQLLSTEYFNNYFGDFSGSPESSKLVSCIIHLSPASVVSSPDYQNWMKRFGSAQHIMAGHERKNVRIPILKSSARITARLNYLCPQFFSSPDLCSSNSIVSSEDSDLKLCESIAAENLQKFVLLPHSKHGLDKSCVPSLLVPTEIIDELHSEIPDIVVAAQNVSQLWHASTGATGELSSAQDVKFSVEGPWLHDNTLPSCLENIGREDLEVVFLGTGSSQPSKYRNVSSIHINLFSKGGLLLDCGEGTLGQLKRRYGAYDADDAVRGLRCIWISHIHADHHAGLARILAHRCELLKEVPHEPILVVGPRQLKRFLDAYQTLEDLDMIFLDCEHTTKDSVDNVTEIKSLKKMLGDAGLEALISFPVVHCTQAFGVVLKAAERTNSVGKAIPGWKIVYSGDTRPCQELREASHRATILIHEATFEDGMLEEAKKKKHSTTKEAIEVGNSAEAYRIILTHFSQRYPKIPVFDETHMHNTCIAFDMMSVNLADLPVLPRVLPYLKMLFRNEMAL, from the exons ATGAAAGGGAAGAATGGGTCTTCTGGGTTCAACAAGAGAAGGGCTGATGGACGGGACAAGGACGATAAGCCCAAGAAGACTCCGCACTTGGAAACGCCCAAGCTCAATCCTTCAAACACCACTAGTTATTTGCAg ATACTGGGGACTGGAATGGACACCCAAGATACATCACCTTCGGTGTTGCTTTTCTTTGACAGTGTGAGAATTATCTTTAATGCGGGAGAG GGTTTACAACGGTTTTGCACAGAGCAAAAGATCAAGTTGTCTAAG ATAGATCACATATTTCTCTCTCGTGTATGCTCTGAGACTGCAGGTGGTCTTCCAG GTTTGCTTTTGACTTTGGCTGGTGTTGGTGAAGGATTGTCG GTTTGTGTATGGGGCCCATCAGATCTGAATTACTTAGTTGATGCAATAAGGTCTTTCATCCCAAACGCTGTTATGATTCATACAGAGAGCTTTGAAGCCTCACTTGGCTCCATTGTTCTTATGAATAATGGGGTCGTAAAAATATCAGCTATTGTTTTACAACCAACTCTTTCAGGAGGAAAGCCTGGTGATATGTCTGTAGTATATGTTTGTGAATTACCTGAAATCAAGGGGAAATTTGACGATGAAAAAGCCCTGGCTTTGGGTGTTGGAGTTGGGCCAAAGCGTGGTCGACTTTGTAAAGGAGAATCAGTAAAGTCGGACTGCCAAGATATCATG GTTCATCCAAGTGATGTAATGGGATCCTCTCTTCCTGGTCCCATTGTACTTCTTGTAGACTGCCCAAAGGAATCTCATTTGAAACAGCTGTTGTCCACAGAGTATTTCAATAATTATTTTGGAGATTTCTCAGGTTCACCTGAGAGTTCTAAGTTGGTGAGTTGTATTATACATTTGAGTCCCGCATCTGTAGTTAGCAGTCCGGACTACCAGAATTGGATGAAGAGATTTGGTTCAGCACAGCATATAATGGCTGGACATGAAAG GAAGAATGTGAGAATTCCAATTCTCAAATCAAGTGCAAGAATTACAGCAAGGCTTAATTATTTATGTCCCCAGTTCTTTTCAAGTCCAGATCTTTGTTCATCAAACTCCATTGTTTCAAGTGAG GATTCTGATCTAAAGCTGTGTGAAAGCATTGCTGCTGAAAATCTTCAGAAG TTCGTTTTGCTACCTCATAGTAAGCACGGATTGGATAAATCTTGTGTACCAAGTTTGTTGGTACCCACAGAAATTATTGATGAATTACATTCTGAGATTCCAGACATTGTAGTTGCCGCCCAAAATGTTAGTCAGTTGTGGCATGCATCCACCGGAGCAACAGGAGAATTAAGTTCTGCTCAAGATGTTAAGTTTAGTGTTGAAGGGCCGTGGTTGCATGACAATACTCTTCCTAGCTGTCTGGAAAATATAGGAAGAGAGGACTTGGAGGTTGTCTTTCTTGGGACTGGATCATCTCAGCCATCAAAATATCGGAATGTCAGCTCTATCCATATCAATCTTTTCTCAAAAGGGGGTTTGCTTTTAGATTGTGGTGAAGGAACCTTAGGACAGCTTAAACGAAG ATATGGTGCTTATGATGCTGATGATGCGGTGAGAGGTCTGAGGTGCATTTGGATTTCCCACATTCATGCTGATCACCATGCAGGCTTGGCAAGAATACTTGCCCATCGATGTGAATTATTGAAAGAAGTGCCTCATGAACCAATACTTGTTGTAGGACCGAGACAGCTTAAGAGATTTTTAGATGCATACCAAACACTTGAAGACTTGGACATGATTTTTCTTGACTGTGAGCACACCACAAAAGATTCAGTTGACAATGTCACAGAAATAAAGAGCTTAAAGAAAATGCTCGGTGATGCTGGTTTGGAGGCCTTGATTAGTTTTCCTGTTGTTCATTGCACACAGGCATTCGGTGTTGTGTTGAAGGCAGCTGAGAGAACTAATAGTGTCGGAAAAGCCATTCCAGGATGGAAGATTGTCTATTCTGGCGACACTAGGCCCTGTCAAGAATTGAGAGAAGCATCTCATCGTGCTACTATTCTTATACATGAG GCAACATTTGAGGATGGAATGTTAGAGGAGGCAAAGAAAAAAAAGCACAGCACAACAAAAGAAGCCATTGAAGTGGGCAACTCTGCTGAAGCTTATAGAATAATTCTCACCCATTTCAGCCAAAGATATCCCAAAATTCCAGTATTTGATGAGACACACATGCACAACACGTGCATCGCATTTGACATGATGAGCGTCAACTTAGCAGATTTGCCTGTGCTCCCAAGAGTACTTCCATATCTGAAGATGCTTTTTAGAAACGAGATGGCTCTGTAG
- the LOC133794340 gene encoding photosynthetic NDH subunit of subcomplex B 3, chloroplastic, with protein sequence MATFQLGSIALSSSISLNFNPIIKLSKPLSFSRRRKIRAVSTIPDTESEATEPEGPPSVDFAFVNSVLLPDGTPDVHLRTASGGQKLRNIMLDSNIDLYGPYGRPLLNCAGGGTCATCMVEVVEGKELLNPRTDKEKEKLKGKPKNWRLACQTTVGQADSRGLVVVQQLPEWKVHEWNYEKVDTSELI encoded by the exons ATGGCAACGTTTCAATTGGGTTCTATAGCTCTATCTTCCTCCATCTCTTTAAACTTCAATCCCATTATCAAACTATCTAAGCCCCTCAGCTTCTCTAGGAGAAGAAAAATCAGAGCTGTAAGCACCATCCCAGATACTGAATCCGAAGCCACAGAGCCCGAAGGACCTCCCTCAGTTGATTTTGCTTTTGTTAAT TCTGTGTTACTTCCTGATGGAACCCCAGATGTGCATCTCCGAACAGCAAGTGGTGGACAAAAACTAAGGAATATAATGTTGGACTCAAACATTGATCTATATGGCCCATAT GGTAGGCCTCTTTTGAATTGTGCTGGGGGAGGAACTTGTGCTACGTGCATGGTGGAG GTTGTTGAAGGAAAAGAGCTATTAAATCCTCGAACTGACAAAGAGAAGGagaaactcaaaggg AAACCAAAAAATTGGAGACTCGCATGCCAAACCACAGTTGGTCAAGCCGATTCCAGAGGACTG GTCGTTGTCCAACAATTGCCTGAATGGAAAGTTCACGAATGGAATTATGAAAAAGTAGACACTTCGGAGCTTATTTAA